One Glycine soja cultivar W05 chromosome 2, ASM419377v2, whole genome shotgun sequence genomic region harbors:
- the LOC114396973 gene encoding F-box/LRR-repeat protein 3-like, whose amino-acid sequence MEQPPDTTTNLFDHLSKELLYTILDHLNDDPFARKSLSQSCKSFHALEATHRTSLKPRRLEFLLPKTLHRYRSISHLDLTLCPCVDDATLKSLSLAWHSSLRSIDLSKSRLFSHVGLSALAVNCTCLVEIDLSNRPDLTDLAAKAIAEAVNLERLCLGRCKGITDLGIGCVAVRCSRLRHVGLRWCIRVTDFGVGLIAIKCKEIRSLDLSYLPITEKCLHHILQLEHLEDLVLEHCLGIEDHGLATLQASCKSMKMLNLSKCQNIGHIGIASLTSGAHNLEKLILSSSLSVTTDLAKCLQSFPRLRSVKLDSCLGTKSGLKAIGNLGASLKELNLSKCVGVTDENLPFLVQTHKDLEKLDITCCHTITHASISSLTNSCLRITSLRMESCSLVSREGFLFIGRCQLLEELDVTDTEIDDQGLQSISRCTKLSCLKLGICLMITDDGLKHIASSCSKLKHLDLYRSSRITDEGIVAAALGCPSLEVVNIAYNNNITDTSLESFSKCQKLRTLEIRGCPRISPKGLSNIASKCKYLEMLDIKKCHKINDTGMIQLAQHSQNLKHIKLSYCSVTDVGLIALASISCLQHVSIFHVEGLTSNGLAAFLLACQNLTKVKLHACFESLIPQQILNYMEARGCTLVWRDKTFEASGWD is encoded by the exons ATGGAACAACCACCGGACACCACCACCAATCTCTTCGACCACCTCTCGAAGGAGCTCCTCTACACCATCCTGGACCACCTCAACGACGATCCTTTCGCCAGAAAGTCCCTCTCCCAATCCTGTAAGTCCTTCCACGCGCTCGAAGCCACGCACCGCACCAGCCTCAAGCCGCGTCGCCTCGAGTTCCTCCTCCCGAAAACCCTCCACCGCTACCGTTCCATCTCGCACCTCGACCTCACGCTCTGTCCCTGCGTCGACGACGCCACTCTCAAATCACTCTCCCTCGCTTGGCACTCCTCCCTTCGATCCATTGACCTCTCCAAGTCGAGGCTGTTCTCGCACGTGGGGCTGTCGGCTCTGGCCGTGAACTGCACGTGCCTCGTTGAGATTGACTTGTCTAATAGGCCTGACCTCACTGACTTGGCCGCCAAGGCAATCGCGGAGGCTGTGAACTTGGAGAGGCTGTGCTTGGGGAGGTGTAAGGGAATCACGGACTTGGGGATTGGGTGTGTGGCTGTTAGGTGTAGTAGGTTGAGGCACGTTGGGTTGAGGTGGTGCATTCGGGTAACTGATTTTGGGGTGGGATTGATTGCTATCAAATGCAAGGAGATTCGGAGTTTGGATCTTTCTTATTTGCCG ATCACAGAAAAATGTCTTCATCATATCCTTCAATTAGAACATCTAGAAGATTTGGTTCTTGAACACTGCCTTGGCATTGAGGATCATGGCCTTGCAACCCTCCAAGCAAGCTGCAAGTCAATGAAG ATGCTTAACTTGTCAAAATGTCAGAACATTGGTCATATTGGCATAGCTTCTCTTACAAGTGGTGCTCACAATTTAGAAAAGCTTATCTTATCCTCCAGCCTGAGT GTTACTACTGATCTAGCAAAATGTCTGCAAAGTTTTCCTAGATTGCGATCAGTTAAACTTGATAGCTGTCTGGGTACAAAGTCAGGATTGAAAGCCATCGGTAATTTGGGCGCCTCACTCAAAGAACTGAACTTAAGTAAATGTGTTGGAGTCACTGATGAGAATCTCCCCTTCCTTGTGCAAACACACAAAGATCTAGAGAAGTTAGACATAACATGCTGTCACACGATAACACATGCATCCATATCCAGCCTAACAAATTCATGTTTAAGGATTACTTCCCTTAGAATGGAGTCATGTAGCTTAGTCAGCAGAGAAGGTTTTTTGTTTATTGGACGGTGTCAACTATTGGAAGAATTAGATGTCACAGATACTGAAATAGATGACCAAG GGCTTCAGTCAATCTCAAGATGTACCAAACTTTCTTGTCTGAAGTTGGGCATATGTTTGATGATAACTGATGATGGACTTAAGCATATTGCAAGCAGTTGTTCAAAGCTCAAACATCTTGATCTCTATAG GAGCTCAAGAATAACTGATGAGGGAATTGTTGCAGCTGCCCTTGGCTGTCCTTCACTTGAGGTTGTTAACATTGCTTATAACAACAACATCACAGATACTTCATTAGAGTCTTTTTCAAAATGCCAGAAACTAAGAACTCTTGAAATCCGAGGGTGCCCTCGTATTTCACCAAAGGGTCTCTCAAATATTGCTTCCAAGTGTAAGTATCTCGAGATGCTGGACATAAAGAAGTGCCACAAAATTAATGATACTGGAATGATTCAGTTGGCTCAACATTCTCAAAACCTAAAACAT ATAAAGCTGTCATATTGCTCAGTAACAGATGTGGGGCTCATTGCACTTGCTAGCATAAGCTGCTTGCAGCATGTATCCATTTTTCATGTGGAGGGTTTAACTTCAAATGGCCTAGCAGCTTTCCTTTTGGCTTGTCAAAATTTGACTAAAGTGAAGTTACATGCATGCTTTGAGTCATTGATACCTCAACAAATTCTAAATTACATGGAAGCTCGTGGCTGCACGCTTGTGTGGAGGGATAAAACTTTTGAAGCTTCCGG GTGGGACTAG
- the LOC114396979 gene encoding U2 small nuclear ribonucleoprotein B'' 2-like, translated as MLSGDIPPNQTIYIKNLNEKVKKDELKRSLYCLFSQYGRILDVIALKTPKLRGQAWVCFSEVTAASNAVRQMQNFPFYDKPMRIHYAKTKSDCIAKEEGSFVPREKKKKQEEKAERKRRVEEAQQSGVANGTHSASNGGPTASFRQGPGAQEAAAPNNILFIENLPHETTGRMLEMLFEQYPGFKEVRLIEAKPGIAFVDFEDEVQSSMAMQALHGFKITPQNPMIITFAKK; from the exons atgctCTCAGGGGATATACCTCCCAATCAGACCATTTACATCAAGAATCTCAATGAGAAGGTCAAGAAAGATG AATTGAAGAGATCTCTGTATTGCTTATTCTCTCAATATGGAAGAATTTTGGATGTTATTGCTCTAAAGACACCCAAGCTTCGGGGACAGGCATGGGTTTGTTTCAGTGAAGTCACTGCTGCAAGCAATGCAGTGCGACAAATGCAAAACTTCCCTTTCTATGACAAACCTATG AGAATTCATTATGCAAAAACAAAGTCAGACTGTATTGCAAAAGAAGAGGGTAGTTTTGTTCCaagggaaaagaagaagaaacaagaggaGAAAG CTGAAAGAAAGCGGCGTGTTGAGGAAGCACAGCAATCTGGTGTGGCTAATGGAACACATAGTGCAAGTAATGGTGGTCCAACT GCATCATTCCGTCAAGGACCCGGTGCTCAAGAAGCAGCTGCTCCTAACAATATTTTGTTCATAGAGAATCTGCCTCATGAAACTACTGGTAGGATGCTTGAAATGCTCTTTGAACAATACCCAGGTTTTAAGGAAGTGCGCTTGATTGAAGCAAAGCCAGGGATCGCATTTGTTGATTTTGAAGATGAGGTGCAATCATCCATGGCCATGCAGGCTCTTCATGGCTTCAAAATCACCCCCCAGAATCCCATGATTATAACCTTTGCTAAGAAGTAG